The genomic interval GAATCGCTCGATGAACAACAGCTCCGCGAACCTCCCCGGGGGGGCCGCGTTATAGGATACTTTGCGGCACGACGACACCATGACCACGTGGGCTCAAGACCAGAAGACGAGCGACGAACTCATCGAGTTCCTCACTCGCCTCGCCCGGACTCTTGCAAACGCACAAACGCCGGCTGACGCTTTCGATACGGCTTTCGTCCAGATTTCGTCACAGATCCCGGTAGGCGTCGCGGTCGCGGTCATCCTCGAGCAGAATCTCAGCATCTATCTCTCACGGAACCCCATAGTCAAAATGGAGGAGAAGGGGCTACTGGACAGGATCCGCGATTCCCTGATCGCGACCGTTCATCTTCCGTTCAATACGACCGAAGCGTTCGTGGTGACCGATCGCGCCAGTCTTCAGGGGCAACACGGGGGCGAGCCGATCGCGGCGGCTACGGAAACGATTCTCGAGATTCAAGGCTCGATCGCAGGGATTCTCGCGATCTACCGTTCCGGGCCTCCGTTCGACGAGACCGAAAACCGGATCCTCGAGCTCGTCTCCGGCATTCTGTCCGTCGCAATCGCCGGAATTACCGCCAGGGGCCAGCTCCAGCAGCTCGCCGACATGGACGAACTGACCGGCGTCGGAAACAAACGCTCGTTCAGGAACCGCCTCGTCTCAGAGGTCGACCGAGCTCAAATTTATAACGTACCTCTATCGCTGATCATGTTCGACATCGATGATTTCAAGGAAATCAACGACGTTCAGGGACATCTCATCGGAGACGTCGTGCTCTCCGAGCTTTGTGGCTGCATCAAGGAAACGCTCCGCCCCACCGACTTTTTTGCGCGATTCGGAGGAGACGAGTTCACGATCATTCTTCCCCACACTGACCGCGCGGGCGTGGCATCCGCGGCGCAGCGCGTGATGGAGAAGGTGAGAGAACTGAGGATACCAACGGATGACGGCGCCTTCCTCACCCCGACGGTTTCTCTCGGAGCTGCAACCCTCGAAGGGAAGGAAGACTACAAGTCGATTCTCAAGCGCGCCGATGATCACCTTTACGAGGCGAAACGAAGCGGCAAGAACCGGACGAGCATGTGAAACGTCTGATCGCGGCAAACTGGAAGATGAATGTTCCTCCGGAGGGAATCGAAGCGTGGTGCCACGCACTGACTTCGCTGCGGTTCGATGATCGGGAGATCTTCGTCGCTCCTCCGTTTCCTTTTCTCAGCCAGATCGTCGACAACCTCGGCACGAGTGGAATCGCGACCGCCGGCCAGACATGCTCCTGGACCGAACATGGAGCGCTCACCGGTGAGGTGTCCCCCGGAATGATCCGGGCCACCGGGGCAAAAGCAGTCCTCGTCGGTCATTCGGAACGACGCGCGTCCTTCGGCGAGAACGATTCGATCGTCGCCAGGAAGCTCGTTGCAGCGGCGTCCGGCGGCCTCACCCCGATTCTCTGCATCGGCGAGACCGCGGATGAGCGGAGCGAGCAAAAGACCGCAGCCGTGCTCGAACGACAGCTCGAAAGCGTCATTCCCTCGATCGATTCGCGCGGCACCCGGCTGGTCGTTGCATACGAGCCCGTCTGGGCGATCGGCACGGGAGAGAACGCGACCCCGGATCAGGTCGCCGAAGCTCACGAGCTCATCGCACGGCTTCTCGGCAGCCTCGGCTGGACCGATGTCCCGATACTCTACGGCGGAAGCGTCAAGCCCTCGAATGCCGGCGAGCTCGCGGCCGTGGACCAGGTCTCGGGATTTCTCGTCGGTGGAGCCAGCCTCAGCTCGCAATCGTTCATCGAGATCATCCGAAGCACCTGACACGGGAAGAAACCCCTCTCGGGGCGCGTTAGGCTGGCTCGTAGTTGATCCGGAGTTTACTTTCGAATGGTTGCTTTCCTTGTCGCAGTTCACATCATCATCAGTATCCTTCTGATTCTCATCGTCATCATGCAGCCCGGAAAGGGTGCAGATCTGGCCGGAGCATTCGGTGGCGGAGGGTCCCAGACGGCCTTCGGTGCGCGCGGAGCGGCAACGCTGCTTCACAAGCTGACGGTCGCGTTCTTTGTACTTTTCATCCTGACGTCCGTGGCCCTCGCGGTTCTTCAGGCCAGACCCAGAGCGTCCGTCATGGAGAACCAGCCGCCGGTTACGCAGACCCAGCCGGCCGCGGTCGAGCCGGACGCTTCGGAAACGCCAGCGGTCCCCGTCGAAGCTCCACCGGTCGACCCCGCGGACGAGCAGTAAGAGCATTTCAGGAGTACGTCAGCCCAAGTGGCGGAATTGGTAGACGCGCACGTTTGAGGGGCGTGTGGCTTCGGCCGTGCCGGTTCGAGTCCGGCCTT from Acidobacteriota bacterium carries:
- a CDS encoding GGDEF domain-containing protein, with protein sequence MTTWAQDQKTSDELIEFLTRLARTLANAQTPADAFDTAFVQISSQIPVGVAVAVILEQNLSIYLSRNPIVKMEEKGLLDRIRDSLIATVHLPFNTTEAFVVTDRASLQGQHGGEPIAAATETILEIQGSIAGILAIYRSGPPFDETENRILELVSGILSVAIAGITARGQLQQLADMDELTGVGNKRSFRNRLVSEVDRAQIYNVPLSLIMFDIDDFKEINDVQGHLIGDVVLSELCGCIKETLRPTDFFARFGGDEFTIILPHTDRAGVASAAQRVMEKVRELRIPTDDGAFLTPTVSLGAATLEGKEDYKSILKRADDHLYEAKRSGKNRTSM
- the tpiA gene encoding triose-phosphate isomerase, which translates into the protein MNVPPEGIEAWCHALTSLRFDDREIFVAPPFPFLSQIVDNLGTSGIATAGQTCSWTEHGALTGEVSPGMIRATGAKAVLVGHSERRASFGENDSIVARKLVAAASGGLTPILCIGETADERSEQKTAAVLERQLESVIPSIDSRGTRLVVAYEPVWAIGTGENATPDQVAEAHELIARLLGSLGWTDVPILYGGSVKPSNAGELAAVDQVSGFLVGGASLSSQSFIEIIRST
- the secG gene encoding preprotein translocase subunit SecG; translated protein: MVAFLVAVHIIISILLILIVIMQPGKGADLAGAFGGGGSQTAFGARGAATLLHKLTVAFFVLFILTSVALAVLQARPRASVMENQPPVTQTQPAAVEPDASETPAVPVEAPPVDPADEQ